The Chryseobacterium sp. 52 genome includes a region encoding these proteins:
- a CDS encoding SDR family oxidoreductase, translated as MNNSNNFSNRYKIIMNIIVTGASRGIGYDVVLEFSKSRDNRIIAIARDYDKLIELQKKCFENYQNKIEIVKFDITTDVIHNNELLNVLKEIETVDIFINNAGILINKKFENLSQEDWSLTFATNVFGPINLIKLIYPKLKNSGFAHIVNISSIGGLERSKKFSGLSAYSASKAALINLTECMAEEFLEDNIFCNCLSLGAINTQMFKEAFPSYNAEISSAEISKFICDFSKKYRKFFNGKVIPIAVSTP; from the coding sequence ATAAATAATTCCAATAATTTTTCTAATAGATATAAAATAATTATGAATATAATAGTTACAGGTGCTAGTAGAGGTATCGGGTATGATGTAGTTCTTGAATTCAGTAAAAGCAGAGATAATAGAATTATAGCAATTGCGAGAGATTATGATAAACTAATTGAATTGCAAAAAAAATGTTTCGAAAACTATCAAAATAAAATTGAAATCGTAAAATTTGATATAACAACGGATGTAATTCATAATAATGAATTACTGAATGTTTTAAAAGAAATAGAAACTGTTGATATATTTATAAATAATGCCGGTATATTAATAAATAAAAAGTTCGAAAATTTAAGTCAAGAAGATTGGTCATTAACATTTGCTACTAATGTGTTTGGACCTATAAACCTAATTAAACTGATTTATCCTAAACTGAAAAACAGCGGATTTGCACATATTGTAAATATAAGTAGCATTGGAGGATTAGAAAGAAGTAAAAAATTTTCAGGACTCTCTGCTTACTCAGCAAGTAAGGCAGCACTTATAAATCTCACAGAATGTATGGCTGAAGAATTTTTAGAAGATAATATTTTTTGTAATTGTCTGTCTCTGGGTGCCATAAATACACAAATGTTTAAAGAGGCTTTTCCATCATATAATGCTGAAATATCTAGTGCTGAAATATCAAAATTTATATGTGACTTTTCCAAAAAATACAGAAAATTTTTCAATGGAAAAGTTATTCCAATTGCTGTTTCAACACCCTAA
- a CDS encoding 6-pyruvoyl trahydropterin synthase family protein, whose product MKVKISRRATFNAAHRLHNKNWSEEKNKLFFGKCNNPHYHGHNYTLIVSVLGDINEDSGYVIDISYLKKIIEDKIIDYLDHKNLNLEIVEFQELNPTLENIIKVIYDKLKKELSNEFTLSIILYETENNFAEINETV is encoded by the coding sequence ATGAAAGTTAAAATATCTAGAAGAGCAACATTTAATGCAGCTCATAGGCTCCATAATAAAAACTGGTCAGAAGAAAAGAATAAACTTTTTTTTGGAAAATGTAATAATCCTCATTACCATGGACATAATTACACTCTAATTGTTTCTGTTTTAGGAGATATAAATGAAGATTCAGGATACGTTATAGACATAAGCTACTTAAAAAAAATTATTGAAGATAAAATTATTGATTACCTTGATCATAAAAACCTTAATCTGGAAATTGTTGAATTTCAAGAATTAAATCCAACATTGGAAAATATTATAAAAGTTATATATGATAAGCTTAAGAAAGAACTGAGCAATGAATTTACACTATCTATAATTTTATATGAGACAGAGAATAATTTTGCTGAAATTAATGAAACTGTTTAG